The DNA segment GACTGCTTTATTAATCAAATCAGGACTCTCATGTTTCTCTTGATACCAATCTTCATACCTCTGTTGGCTATTGTAACGATAATCCCCACTCAAATCTATTACTTTTACATTCTCTTTAAGTAACTTGGGTACTACAGACATAGAAACACCGTGCGGTAGAGCTGTAAATACTACATCTACTTTTTTAGACTGTCTCTTTATATCTAGTTCCTCACATTTTAGATCAACACTCCCGGTTAAAGCAGGATATATTTCAGAAATATTACGACCAATAAAACTTCTTGAGGTAACAAACTCTATCTCAACCTTTGAATGATTAGCTAATAACCGTACTAATTCTGCTCCAGCATAACCCGTTGCTCCTATAACTCCTACTTTAATCACTACTACCACCTCTCTTTCAATACTAACTTTTTAATTAATTAATTTTAAAATATAATGTTGGTTATAATTATACATAAAAACGAATAAAAATGCAAATATCTTAATTAAAAAAGAGCCTCCCGATAATTCGGAAGACTCTAGTCAGAAGAATTTATATTATTCTACATAATAGGCAATTATATTTTAGTTACTTCTTCAGCTTGAGGACCTTTCTCGCCCTCTACTACTTTAAATTGCACTTCTTGCCCTTCTTCTAATGTCTTGAATCCTTCTTCTTCAATTGCTGAAAAGTGTACAAAAACATCATCTTCCCCTGGTACTTCAATAAATCCATAACCCTTTTTCCCATCAAACCACTTTACTGTTCCTGTTTTCATAATTACTAATTCCTCCTATTTTACTTACAATTAAATAAGTTTGTTTGGTTTACTTATTATACCATGTTATCATCAGTCTGTCAAAGACATCCTCACATATAAATCAAATTATCTGCTTAAATATTTCTACTACTAAAATAGGAATAATTGATAATCCCAATACTATTCCCCAATCATTAGCTCCTAAAGCTACAACCTCAAAAATTTGCTGTAAAAATGGAGTTATTAAAACAATAATTTGAAGCAGAACTGAAATTAACACTCCTCCTACCAAATATCGATTACTAAGTAACCCTATTTCTAATAAAGACTTATTAGACCTTAAATTAAAAGCATGAGCTAATTGAGCCAAGGCCAAAACAGTAAAGGCCATAGTTCTAGCTTTAGCCAAATTACCATTCTGTAATCCTAACCAGTAACCTACTAAGGAGAGACTACCAATTAATACTCCCTGTCCTAAAATACTCCAGCCTTCTTTAGATGAAAGAACACCACTATTAGGATTTTGAGGCGCTCGATTCATAAGTCCTAATTCCGGATTTTCTAATCCTAATGCTAATGCTGGTAAACTATCAGTAACAAGATTTACCCAAAGAATCTGAATAGGTATTAAGGGCCGTTTAAAACCAATCATCAATGCTACCAACAAGGTAAATATTTCTCCCAAATTACATGAAAGCAAAAACTTAACTGCTTTCTTAATATTATCAAAGATAGCCCTTCCTTCTTTTATGGCAGTAACAATAGTAGCAAAATTATCATCAGTCAATATTAGGTCAGAGCTTTCTTTGGCTACATCAGTCCCTTTATCTCCCATAGCTATGCCAATATCAGCTTTCTTTAAAGCAGGAGCATCATTCACACCATCACCAGTCATAGCTACAATATGATTTCTCTGTTGTAAAGTATTAACTATCCTCATTTTATGTTTAGGTGTCACTCTAGCATACACTCCAATCTGATTAACTCTTTGAGCAAATTCAGCATCAATCATGTTTTCTAATTCATTCCCAGATAAAACTAAATCTCTATCTTCAGTTAAATCAATTTCATCAGCAATAGCTTTAGCAGTTGCCTTATGGTCACCCGTAATCATAATCGGTTTTACCCCTGCATCTTTACATTCAGCAACTGCTTCTTTTACCTCAGGACGCGGTGGATCAATTATAGAAACAAAACC comes from the Sporohalobacter salinus genome and includes:
- a CDS encoding cold-shock protein, whose product is MKTGTVKWFDGKKGYGFIEVPGEDDVFVHFSAIEEEGFKTLEEGQEVQFKVVEGEKGPQAEEVTKI